A genomic segment from Klebsiella africana encodes:
- the uspC gene encoding universal stress protein UspC yields the protein MPYSHLLVAVAPTPESQILIKKAVSIARPVNAKVSFITLATDPEMYNQFAAPMMENLRELMQEETREFLNDLARHADYPIEKMTIACGELGHHIKDFCQSNQVDLVICGNHNHSLFSRATCSAKNIVGSCGVDVLLVSLEKG from the coding sequence ATGCCTTATTCACATCTGCTGGTTGCCGTCGCACCAACGCCGGAGAGTCAGATATTAATTAAAAAAGCGGTGTCGATCGCCCGCCCCGTTAATGCGAAGGTGAGCTTTATCACCCTCGCTACGGATCCGGAGATGTATAACCAGTTTGCGGCGCCGATGATGGAAAATCTGCGCGAACTGATGCAGGAAGAGACGCGGGAGTTTCTCAACGACCTGGCTCGCCACGCGGACTACCCAATAGAAAAAATGACCATCGCCTGTGGCGAACTGGGCCATCATATTAAGGACTTCTGCCAGTCAAACCAGGTCGATCTGGTGATCTGCGGCAATCACAACCATTCCCTGTTCTCGCGCGCCACCTGCTCAGCGAAAAATATCGTCGGTAGCTGCGGCGTCGATGTCCTGCTGGTTTCCCTTGAAAAGGGCTAA
- the bglB gene encoding beta-galactosidase BglB has product MKVWPVKHSSLLCQPERYIARGELQTLIRNVTQNLVNIKDESGQFLLRLDDGRVIDTKGWAGWEWTHGVGLYGIYQYYQQTGDIEMRDIIDRWFADRFAEGATTKNVNTMAPFLTLAYRFEETGRMAYLPWLESWAEWAMHEMPRTEQGGMQHMTLAEENHQQMWDDTLMMTVLPLAKIGKLLNRPQYVEEATYQFLLHVQNLMDRETGLWFHGWSYEGRHNFARARWARGNSWLTMVIPDFLELVDLPEGNAVRRYLITVLDAQIAALAKCQDDSGLWHTLLDDPHSYLEASATAGFAYGILKAVRKRYVGQHYAGVAEKAIRGIVRNISPEGELLQTSFGTGMGSDLDFYRQIPLTSMPYGQAMAILCLTEYLRKYF; this is encoded by the coding sequence ATGAAAGTTTGGCCGGTCAAACATAGCTCATTACTGTGTCAGCCTGAGCGTTATATCGCCCGCGGCGAACTGCAGACGCTGATCCGCAACGTGACGCAAAATCTGGTGAATATTAAGGATGAGAGCGGGCAATTTTTACTGCGCCTGGATGACGGGCGCGTGATCGATACCAAAGGCTGGGCCGGCTGGGAGTGGACCCACGGCGTTGGGCTGTACGGCATCTATCAGTATTACCAGCAAACCGGCGATATCGAGATGCGCGATATCATCGACCGCTGGTTTGCCGACCGCTTCGCCGAGGGGGCAACGACCAAAAACGTTAATACCATGGCCCCGTTTTTGACCCTGGCTTACCGCTTTGAAGAGACTGGCCGGATGGCGTATCTGCCGTGGCTGGAGAGCTGGGCGGAGTGGGCGATGCACGAGATGCCGCGCACCGAACAGGGCGGTATGCAGCACATGACGCTGGCGGAGGAGAACCATCAGCAAATGTGGGATGACACCCTGATGATGACCGTGTTGCCGTTAGCCAAAATTGGCAAGCTGCTTAACCGCCCGCAGTATGTGGAGGAGGCGACCTACCAGTTCCTGCTCCATGTGCAGAACCTGATGGACCGGGAGACCGGGCTGTGGTTTCACGGCTGGAGCTATGAGGGGCGGCATAACTTTGCCCGGGCACGCTGGGCGCGGGGCAACAGCTGGCTCACCATGGTGATCCCGGATTTTCTGGAGCTGGTGGATCTCCCCGAGGGGAACGCGGTACGCCGCTATCTGATTACGGTCCTCGACGCACAGATTGCCGCCTTAGCAAAATGCCAGGACGACAGCGGCCTGTGGCATACCTTGCTGGACGACCCGCACTCTTATCTTGAGGCCTCGGCGACCGCCGGCTTTGCCTACGGCATTCTCAAAGCGGTGCGCAAGCGTTACGTGGGGCAGCACTATGCCGGGGTGGCTGAAAAAGCGATTCGCGGGATTGTGCGGAATATTTCACCTGAGGGAGAACTGCTGCAGACCTCATTTGGCACCGGAATGGGCTCAGACCTTGATTTTTATCGCCAGATCCCGCTTACCTCGATGCCCTATGGCCAGGCGATGGCGATCCTTTGTCTGACGGAGTATCTGCGCAAGTATTTCTGA
- a CDS encoding MFS transporter yields MKTRKIGLANYLAYGAGDFLGAGTTALTAAWLLYFYTTFCGLTPIEATLIFATARVLDAVVSPLMGFLTDNFGTTWLGKRFGRRKFFILLGIPCVFSYSAMWVGEMGFWYYLVTYLLFDMVYTMILVPYETLVPEMTDDFKQKTKFSGARISMAQMSAILASFLPGILLTWLGKDNASSFFYASLVFSVLCAVMLTFVWCFTWERPREAWSEAALRAEAEKQNLTLAQSLNRLVIELSSTLRIKIFRQHLGMYLGGYIAQDVFNAVFTYYVVFVLMQEAAVASNLLGTMAIFQFIAVIAMIPLCIRFGPAPSYRMVVVLFGLSSLSYALLYYAGLSDVYSLLLLISAVAGLGRGGINYVPWNTYTYIADVDEAITGQRREGIFAGIMTLTRKASQAGAVMLVGIIMQLSGFVSGQKIQPEGVSHTILLILSVGTLVVLACGFLVSLRFKLNLHTHSILRSETLRMRDLGSAQPEQTSAEHRAVVEMLAGMPYDCLWGNNNIGYLNRHKPAAPALTQGGALHSTYTRG; encoded by the coding sequence ATGAAAACACGAAAAATTGGACTGGCTAACTACCTGGCCTACGGCGCGGGTGATTTTCTCGGCGCTGGTACGACGGCGCTAACCGCCGCATGGCTGCTCTACTTTTACACCACCTTCTGCGGACTCACCCCAATAGAGGCCACGCTTATTTTCGCTACTGCCCGTGTGCTGGATGCGGTGGTGAGCCCGCTAATGGGCTTTCTCACCGATAACTTCGGCACCACCTGGCTTGGTAAGCGCTTCGGCCGCAGAAAGTTCTTTATTCTGCTCGGCATCCCGTGCGTATTCAGCTATTCAGCGATGTGGGTCGGCGAGATGGGCTTTTGGTACTACCTGGTCACCTATCTGCTGTTTGATATGGTTTACACCATGATTCTGGTGCCCTACGAAACGCTGGTGCCGGAGATGACCGATGACTTTAAACAGAAAACCAAATTCTCTGGCGCGCGTATTTCGATGGCGCAGATGTCGGCGATTTTAGCCTCCTTTCTGCCCGGGATCCTGCTTACCTGGCTTGGGAAAGACAACGCCAGCTCGTTCTTTTATGCCAGTCTGGTGTTCTCGGTCCTGTGCGCGGTGATGCTGACCTTCGTCTGGTGTTTTACCTGGGAGCGGCCGCGGGAGGCGTGGTCAGAGGCGGCCCTGCGGGCGGAAGCTGAAAAACAGAATCTAACCCTCGCTCAAAGCCTCAATCGCCTGGTGATTGAGCTGAGTTCCACGCTACGGATCAAAATTTTCCGCCAGCACCTCGGCATGTATCTGGGGGGCTATATCGCCCAGGACGTCTTCAATGCCGTGTTTACCTATTACGTGGTCTTTGTCCTGATGCAGGAAGCGGCCGTCGCCTCGAACCTGCTGGGGACGATGGCCATCTTCCAGTTTATCGCGGTGATCGCCATGATCCCGCTATGTATTCGTTTTGGCCCCGCGCCGTCCTACCGCATGGTGGTGGTCCTGTTTGGCCTGAGCTCACTCTCGTATGCGCTGCTGTATTACGCCGGGCTGAGCGATGTCTATTCCTTATTATTGCTCATCTCGGCTGTTGCCGGACTGGGACGCGGCGGAATTAATTACGTGCCGTGGAATACCTACACCTACATTGCCGACGTCGACGAAGCGATCACCGGCCAGCGTCGCGAGGGGATTTTTGCCGGCATCATGACCCTGACCCGTAAAGCCTCGCAGGCGGGGGCGGTGATGCTGGTGGGGATCATCATGCAGCTGTCGGGGTTTGTTTCCGGGCAAAAAATACAGCCTGAAGGGGTCAGCCATACCATTCTGCTGATCCTCAGCGTCGGCACTCTGGTGGTGCTAGCCTGCGGCTTCCTCGTTTCGCTGCGCTTCAAGCTCAACTTGCACACCCACAGCATCCTGCGCAGTGAAACCCTCAGAATGCGCGATCTCGGCAGTGCCCAACCGGAACAGACCAGTGCGGAACACCGCGCGGTGGTCGAGATGCTGGCGGGGATGCCCTACGACTGCCTGTGGGGCAATAACAATATTGGCTATCTGAATCGTCATAAACCTGCTGCTCCGGCGCTCACCCAGGGCGGCGCTTTACATTCGACATATACCCGAGGTTAA
- the argS gene encoding arginine--tRNA ligase, with protein MNIQALLSEKVSQALIAAGAPADCEPQVRQSAKVQFGDYQANGVMAVAKKLGMAPRQLAEQVLSHLDLNGIASKVEIAGPGFINIFLDPAFLADNVNRALQSERLGVTKPQAQTIVVDYSAPNVAKEMHVGHLRSTIIGDASVRTLEFLGHKVIRANHVGDWGTQFGMLIAYLEKQQQENAGEMALADLEGFYREAKKHYDEDEAFAERARSYVVKLQGGDEYFLQMWRKLVDITMSQNQITYDRLNVTLTRDDVMGESLYNPMLPGIVADLKAKGLAVESEGATVVFLDEYKNKEGEPMGVIIQKKDGGYLYTTTDIACAKYRYETLHADRVLYYIDSRQHQHLMQAWTIVRKAGYVPDSVPLEHHMFGMMLGKDGKPFKTRAGGTVKLADLLDEALERARRLVAEKNPDMSADELENLAKVVGIGAVKYADLSKNRTTDYVFDWDNMLAFEGNTAPYMQYAYTRVLSVFRKAGIDENAMIDAPVVIAEDREAQLAARLLQFEETLSVVAREGTPHVMCAYLYDLAGLFSGFYEHCPILSAESEETRNSRLKLALLTAKTLKLGLDTLGIETVERM; from the coding sequence GTTCAGTTCGGTGACTATCAGGCCAACGGCGTGATGGCTGTCGCCAAAAAGCTGGGCATGGCGCCGCGACAACTTGCAGAGCAGGTACTGTCTCATCTTGACCTCAACGGCATTGCCAGCAAGGTTGAAATCGCCGGGCCGGGCTTTATCAATATTTTCCTCGATCCCGCGTTTCTGGCGGACAATGTCAACCGTGCGCTGCAGTCCGAGCGCCTGGGCGTCACAAAACCGCAGGCGCAGACTATCGTCGTCGACTACTCGGCACCTAACGTGGCAAAAGAGATGCACGTCGGCCATCTGCGTTCGACCATCATTGGCGATGCCTCGGTTCGTACCCTGGAATTCCTGGGCCATAAGGTGATCCGCGCCAACCACGTCGGCGACTGGGGCACCCAGTTCGGTATGCTGATCGCGTATCTGGAAAAACAGCAGCAAGAAAACGCCGGCGAGATGGCTCTGGCCGATCTCGAAGGTTTCTATCGCGAAGCGAAAAAGCACTACGACGAAGACGAAGCCTTCGCCGAGCGCGCGCGCAGCTACGTGGTTAAGCTGCAGGGCGGTGATGAGTACTTCCTGCAGATGTGGCGTAAGCTGGTCGATATCACCATGTCGCAGAACCAGATCACCTACGATCGCCTGAACGTCACCCTGACCCGCGATGACGTGATGGGTGAGAGCCTGTACAACCCGATGCTGCCGGGGATCGTTGCCGATCTGAAAGCCAAAGGGCTGGCGGTTGAGAGCGAAGGCGCCACCGTGGTGTTCCTTGATGAATACAAAAACAAGGAAGGCGAACCGATGGGCGTCATCATCCAGAAAAAGGATGGCGGCTACCTCTATACCACCACCGATATCGCCTGTGCGAAGTATCGCTATGAAACGCTGCACGCCGACCGCGTGCTGTACTACATCGACTCCCGTCAGCATCAGCATCTGATGCAAGCGTGGACCATCGTGCGTAAAGCAGGTTACGTGCCGGACTCCGTGCCGCTGGAGCACCATATGTTTGGTATGATGCTGGGGAAAGACGGCAAGCCATTTAAAACCCGCGCCGGCGGTACCGTGAAGCTGGCGGATCTGCTGGACGAAGCGCTGGAGCGCGCCCGTCGCCTGGTAGCCGAGAAGAATCCGGATATGTCGGCTGACGAGCTGGAAAATCTGGCGAAAGTAGTGGGTATCGGCGCGGTTAAATATGCCGACCTGTCGAAAAACCGCACCACCGACTACGTCTTCGACTGGGATAATATGCTGGCGTTCGAAGGCAACACCGCGCCGTATATGCAGTATGCCTATACCCGTGTGCTCTCCGTGTTCCGCAAAGCCGGCATCGACGAAAATGCGATGATCGACGCGCCGGTGGTCATCGCCGAAGATCGCGAAGCTCAGCTGGCCGCGCGCCTGCTGCAGTTTGAAGAGACCCTCTCTGTGGTCGCTCGCGAAGGGACGCCGCACGTGATGTGCGCCTACCTCTACGATCTGGCGGGCCTGTTCTCCGGCTTCTACGAGCACTGCCCGATCCTCAGCGCGGAAAGCGAAGAGACCCGCAACAGCCGCCTGAAGCTGGCGCTGCTCACAGCGAAAACCCTCAAGCTGGGTCTCGATACCCTCGGTATCGAAACCGTCGAGCGTATGTAA